The Coffea arabica cultivar ET-39 chromosome 6e, Coffea Arabica ET-39 HiFi, whole genome shotgun sequence genome contains the following window.
CAGTCTCCATTCCCGTCGATAGAATCGACTCAGTAAAGATTGAAGTAACAAATCTTTTGATCCTTCTGACTGAGTGTTCGTAACACAAACTTTAGATGTTCATATTTTGAAAAACACATAacattaattaagaaaaatatatcAATGCAGGGTATAACAATAATTGTCAGTGTACGAAATCACGCAATAGGTTAGACTTTTTACATCATCAACACACACTACTGTATTCTCGGGAAATGGGGCTTGACGGCCATGATTTGGCTAAAAAATTTTGTGCGGCTCAAATCATAtcttgtaactcgattttcacgccATATATGGGACCCATAAAAATTTGTTCTAAAGTTACGTCGTGCAAAGAAAGTTATACCGTGTGTAATTAAAGTTACGCACAATAAAAAATGCACACAACCGATAAAAACGGTTGTGCCCCTTATCCGTATTCTCGCGACGAGCActtattttataataataaaaaaaaccctTTAATAAATTACCACAGCGATTACAAACAGAGCTGTGTAGGTCATGTCAATCTCTGTTGGACATAATAGGAAACGGAGATGTGTGGGTGTCAATTTCTGATGGATTGCTTATGTAAGGTGGAGGGGCCCAGCTGAGGCCATTCCAATATTTTTCCCAAAGACCCTATGAGGCTATGACATGTTTCTACTACTGTCCGTCGAGTTAACGAAACAAATTTGGTTCTACTGTCCAGTTGGTTTAAAGTAATGACAACGACCCTATGACATGTTTCTACTGTCCATTTAAGGAAACAGGGCTTCCCTTCCCAGCATCCATAATGCTAATTGCTGACAGAATCTGACTGCTGCAGACTTCGCACTTGGCCATCTATGCATGCGACAAAAAAGTCCTTGTGCAAGATCCTCTTAATTTTAAAGCTACTATTTCCATGGGCTTGACAAAAATGCGTTCAAGCCAATTTAGCCCAATAGTTTCTCCATATTCACAagtaatccttctttttttttttttgagtaataAGTAAtaacgtctttttttttttttgttgcaccGTAGTCCTTTAGTTATCAAACCATTGAAGAGTAATAAGTAGAGGTGGGAGTGGGACCAATCAATTTGCCTTCAGATAGTACGTAGGGACAAATGGACCAATTTTACACCATAAGTTGCCGCCCAGATTGAGTTGCTCGAAGAAAAAAATTGGATCTCGCAAGGGCAAAGGAGAAGAGGAAGAGCCCAAGCCCACTTAAGCAAAAAGATTAGACaggaaaaataatatatatattaaaaaaaggtCTTTTTACCAAAGGGAGCCATTTTAAGATGCGGCTCGTCCATTTGGATTAAAGGctcaaaaagacaaaaaaatatCGCCACCACTATGTTCATGAGTTAACCCGTGAAAGTGATGTTGCATGAAATACAAAAAGCAaagtccccccccccccccacccccaaaCACAAAACCACTTAAAAGAAGAATCTAACTTTGAAAGTATAAATAGTAGTATTCAAAAGGAAattagaaataaaaaagaaaaagaagaccaAAGGCCCACTAAAGCTTTAGCCTAAGCTTCGTAGATCCAAAGCCAccgagtctttttttttttttttttcaaagaaaaaagattttTGGTAAAGTGAGCATTCTTCATTCTCCTTTTACTTGAACTTCCTTAGTCAGCACGTACCATAGATTACTATTACTATTATTACATACTGAAAGTGGCTTGTGACCTTGATCCAGAATGTGAAACATGACCAAATTCAAATCAAACCATATTTCCACTTTTGGTCTTTCAAAATCTAAAAATTCTCCTAAATGTACTAATTAAGACCAAAAACatacatataaaaatataatgacATTGATTGACAAGCATGTCCGTTTCGTAACGCGACCTTTTTGATTGGTGTAATACGTACACAGAGCACAGTCTCGTAATTAGTAGTACTAGATTATGTACTAGTACCAGTTACAACTTCATGATCCGAGGAATTTTAGGGTGTGTTTGAGCAGCAATTTTTCTTCTGGTTGGATAGGgcgttatttgaaataattattgtaacatttttttatgatttgatgtatgtgagataaaaagataattgataatataaaaaagtgagttgaaaaatgtattcatgatacaagcaaaatattatttgaaaaaaatgggatatccaaacaaatccgttttccgtgaacacattttccaatcacctttttatcttacatatatcaaattgttacagtaatttttctataaaaaattcagaaaaatacaatccaaacaaagccttaGGCACAGTAGTTGTTGCAGATTACATACCTATGAAACTAAATGTTATACTTATTTAACTAcccatattttttaaatattcttttgtatttgaaatctTTAATACTTTGTTTTAAAAAAGATGAGAATTGTAACAAAATTGTGTAAACAAAGGatattcaaaaaaaagaaagaaaaagaagtataAGACAGCCAAACAGCCACCTATTTTTAGTTACCACATCAACAGATATAATAAGTGAAACTACGTAATTTCAGATTATACAGGAAATTGGATACAAAATATTGGAAAGAGGATCTGCTCTCGGGATTTAGAGGGTTGATTTTAATGCATTGGAATCTCTTAGATGGCGCAATTTAAGGGATGCAATAAAAAGTTGCCTGGGCACCATCTCCATTTCCCTAGCGGCTAGTGCTTCGTTATCTCCCCGCccctttcttcatttcttaccaTTTTCTCAACTCAACCCCACCAAGCTAGCTACCCTCTACTGCTCCCCACTCTCCACAATCCATCCCTCCCATTCTTCTTTTCCCCAAATTCGGGTACTAATATATATGCCTTTCACTTCCATttctttcattattttcttaatttcatATCTTCATCTTATGCTGTTTCTGGTTTCGAAGGTTCTTTTCAGAATTCTAGTGGCTGGTATATCATGACAACGTTGTTTCCTTGATCAACTTTCAAATTTGCTCCCACAGCAGAGAGCCGTACAAATACGATCGGGCAAACGGAGAGAAGaacaaaaacattaaaaaaatgctAACATGCATAGCACGTTCCAAGCAACCCACGGATGAGTCCGTTGATCATGACCCCAATGGCAATCCCACTAGTAAACAAGCCATCAGAAATCTCACTTCTCAGGTGCAATCCAATTCCCAACACCCTTCATCACTAAAGAGATTCTGAAATATACTTGAACGCGTAAACTTTTTCATGTGTCCCACACATTTTCTTACGTTGATTTATGGTTCAATGGCAGATTGTTTCCTAACTtcatctttttttaaaaaaaaaatttatgtttgGTTTTGAGGTGTTAAAGATCAAGGATATGGCATTGAAGGCTTCAGGGGCGTATCGTCACTGCAACCCGTGCACGACTCAGCCggtgcagcagcagcagcagcagcggaAGAATGGGAGCAGCAGCGGCGGCGAGTCGGACTCGGTGTTGTCCGCCTCGTCCGAGAGGTTCCGGTGGTCCTACAGGCGGACGGGGAGCTCCAACTCCAGCTCCACTGCGGGGAGGAAGGAGCTGGAGGCTAGGTTGAAAGGAATTTCCAGCGGCGAAGGAACGCCGGTATCAGCGAGTGGTCGGCGAGTCGACCCGGTGGTGTTCGTGGAAGAGAACGAGCCTAAAGAATGGGTGGCTCAGGTGGAACCCGGTGTTTTAATTACCTTTGTCTCTTTGCCACGCGGCGGCAATGATCTTAAGCGAATTCGGTTTAGGTAATTAATACTCTCTTATTTTCTACACATAATTTTATCTGAATTTTGACGGATATGATTACTGTTtggtgagattttttttttttaaaaaaaaaaaaaattattgttctcCTCTGGATATAGACCTCTCCATTAATGCCATGTCTTTAGTTTTCACTTTTCGCATatgatagtaaaaaaaaaaaagaaaaaaatactagtaatttttttttaaaatcacaaTATTTTACTTACTATTTATTTTATGGTGATATTGGCATATAGCGTACATACTACATGTAATCCAAAAAGGTGAATTATTTCTTTTCCAGAAATATACACTAGTTGTGATAATAATTGAGTTGTCAGTGGTGACTATGATTTGGCATAATTAATTTCTTGGACCAACCTGCTGCCGAAGTTTCTATCTTGACGAAGTTGCCCCCTCGTGGATTTCATGAGCAAATGTTGCATTACTAGCCAAGAAACTGCCGCAAACCTTTTAATACATACATTTACTGTATACTGGCCATGCTATTGAAAAGTTCTCTATTCTAGTCTTCTAATTTCACTTCTTacctttcctttccttccttttttttttttgaatctaaAAAAATTACAGAGGACAGAAAACTTCAAGAGTGAAAATTCTCACTTTCGCGTTCGAGTGATATGTGGGGTTATAGTTTAATTGAATGTCAAGTCATGCCCATCATAATGTGAGACACTTTAGCGCAAGAGAACATGTATACATCAAGTAGAGAATGAAAGAGCTTAGTTATATAATGACATATGGAATTTCTTGGAAGGATTTCTCTAATATGAGAGGGAAGCTGCGTCATTGACTTGTGTTCGTGAGTAGCCTTAAAAAGGGTTGTAAAAGATTTCTAAAAGTTCACCTAAAAAACTTCTTCTCTTTACAGGATTGTTTGTACCTTTTGCTGCTTTCCTGCATCTTGTGGATAATGCCACCCAATACAGTGAATTGATCATGCATATTTTTATGTTGAAATGGCGAACAAATGATGGCCCAATAGTGGTTATTGGTAGTTTCTATCATTTCCAGCAATGTGCAAATATCAGGTATGGTTATGGTGTAGGTGGGAAGGAAACAGGGGGTTTGGTTTTTGTTTGCCATGCAAAAAGGATACTTATTGCAATTATTACAAAAAGCAAGCGTGTTAAAAGTAAATTTTGACGCTCCATAAAAGTGGGTTTTAATCCTCCGTTAATTTCAAACCACCAGCATTTAGCAGGGCTTGAAGCAATTATGCTCTTGAGATAATGGAAAGGCCATGAGAATATTTATAGGACTTTGGCTACTTTCAAAGTCCACAAAGGCAAAAAAGCAACAAATTCATCAAGACTTTGGTGGGTCAGGTTTGATTGTGTTGGCCAACCTTTCACTAGTTGTTGCAGTCTTGTCGGAAGATTGCAAATGCTTTCATTTTCCATCTTCATCACGCGCACCGTTTGATTTGTCATCTTGTACCATTGTTGTCAATTTGTCTGTGAAGGACTAGGATGTAGGGGTTGCAACATTTGCACTTGCTGTCGCTTATAACTGCAATTTTGACAAAATGTGAATCTGAAATTGGCTTCTAAATAAGGGACATTACTGGGGAGCTTTCACTTTCTTGTTTGCTTTGAGTAAATACTACTATGATAAGGATGTAGCATTGTGAGATGGATGATTCATTTTTCAGGGGACCATAAAAATCTCTTCCTTTCTTGATGATGATCATGAACCCTCGTGCCACGGATATCCCAAATAACCTAATATTTTGTAATGTTGGACATATTGTACTAGCTTTCTGGACTTCTAATATCTCTTCATGGATTGTGACTCAATATCCAAACCCGTGAAATGACTGGCTGTTTTCTTGGTTGGTTGCTTTCGCAAATTATGAGTCATGACCCCATTGTTTATTCACACTTTGAAAGCATCCATCCAAAGTCAAATCTATCTATTCCCTTTCATCATCCATGCACCATGGATAGTTGTGGTTTTTTAAGTATGAATGGCGTCCTCTACTCCAAGAAATTTGTGGTGGCCTAGCTTAGTGGCCTACCACAATTAACACTAGTTGAATAAAGAATGAACTACTACTTTGCTAGGTGTAATCTTGTTTACCATAAGAATTCAGGAAGAATAATAATAAGAACAATAAAGAAATGTAATGGCAGGTATAGGGAACAAATCACTACTTCGTCCACCACGAAAACCAATAACAAAGTAATGCAGCACAAGAAATTTCACTTATTGATGTTTCCATTGCTATGAGTTAGgcatatacaaaattaaaagaagaaagacGTAATACACATTTGTGTTGCATGGAAAACGTCACTTATCTGTTGCATGGTCATGAAATCTTCTGCATCTTTAACATCAAGTTTATCCCTCAAGACAATATTTACTGCTACCTAATTTCATTGTTGCACGTCTCTTCGGGGACATCCgataaaatataatttcattgTTACGCTCGTCATCTGTGTGGCTGATAGCTTTTGATGCATCAGAATGTATGCTTTTCACTTGTAACATGCAGATAAGCTAACTAACGTTTGCTGCTATACTCTGTTCATCGGCCTGGTCAAGGCATCTGATTAAAGTTTATTATCTGCATTAGTCGAGAAACGTTCAACAAATGGCAAGCACAAAGATGGTGGGCAGAGAACTATGAAAAGGTTATGGAGCTTTACAATGTCCAGAGGTTGAATCGCCAAGCTTTTCCTCTTCCAACACCTCCGAGATCTGAAGATGAGGTGAGCCTACTTAACCATGAGATTATGTCAAACGCTTTGGCAGTTGGATCCTGCATCATAGACATGGTACCAATTTCAAACTGAGGACATTATGTACACTTTGTTATCCGAACATCCATTTTGTGGATTTTAGCGCATCCTCCAAGCTGCTGACTAGTATTAATCCGATTAAGCTAATCAGGACACACAAATTAGTGACTTACTCTTCTTAACAGTGACATTCTAATCACAAAGTGTCATTCTTTTAT
Protein-coding sequences here:
- the LOC140003955 gene encoding protein Brevis radix-like 4 gives rise to the protein MLTCIARSKQPTDESVDHDPNGNPTSKQAIRNLTSQIKDMALKASGAYRHCNPCTTQPVQQQQQQRKNGSSSGGESDSVLSASSERFRWSYRRTGSSNSSSTAGRKELEARLKGISSGEGTPVSASGRRVDPVVFVEENEPKEWVAQVEPGVLITFVSLPRGGNDLKRIRFSRETFNKWQAQRWWAENYEKVMELYNVQRLNRQAFPLPTPPRSEDESSKIESVEDSPVTPPLSREPLPRTLYRPTGMGYSSSDSLEQHSAISRHNYDSCGVASTPKLSSISGIKTETSSVDASMRTSSSRDADRSGDISISNVSDLETEWVEQDEPGVYITIRALADGRRELRRVRFSREKFGEMHARLWWEENRARIHKQYL